The Papio anubis isolate 15944 chromosome 10, Panubis1.0, whole genome shotgun sequence genome includes the window GCGAGATGCCTTCTTAGACCTTCCAGTTCATTTAGCTCATTCTGGCCCCAGAAAGTGTGTCTGTCCTTGTGTGTAGTTAAGTGAGGCAGAGAAAATCCAAGAAAGCCGCACAAGCCACCCTAAAGCGTCCACGGAAACTCCAGCTTGGTTAATTGCTCCCATATGTCCTCCTCGGCTGTGGTAAAAAAACAGCGAGGAGGGAAGGCCGGAGTCGCTTTGTTGATTTTGAAGAGGCTGTAAAAAAGACTATGGCCCATCTCATTTTGGTTCCGGGGGGGGCCCAGGCGCACCCCGGGGGACCCGGTGTCCCAAGGGACGGTAGGGTGCCTCTGGCCTGGACCTGGCGCCGAGAGGCGGGACAAGGCCACCCCGCGCCCAAACCCCACGGAAAGTTCGCGCTCCGCGCTCCAGCCGGTTCCTGGATCCGCCGCAGCccggggcggggaggggcgcgGGAGGCGCGGCCCGGGCGGGCGCGCGAGAGGAAGGTGCCTTCGGGAACACGCGCAAGGGCGGGGATTCGCGCTGCCAATGAGGCCCCGGTGTGGGCCGAACAAGGCGGGCGACGGGCCGGAGCGGACGCTTAGCTGTGGCAGCTGCTGGAGCGGCGGCCGCCTCGGGAGCTGGAGGAGAGGCAGCAGCGGAGCGCCGAGCTGGCCGCGCCCCGAGGCCCGGCCCTGGGTGTGGGGAACCGCGCCGAGGAGCTGGAAACTTTCCCGGCAGGTAACTCCCGCCGCCCCGGCTCCGCCGTGGGCCTCCGAGCGCCCCGGGCATGGCCAGCTGCCAGTGTGCGGAGAGGTCGAGAGGGACTCGGGGAGGAGAGGGTGATGGGAGAAGGGAAAGGCGTGTGGGAAAGTTTCCGGAGCGCCCCCTTCTCCGCCGGGCACACCCGGGAGCTTTCCGGGAATAGGCACAGACATGTTGGGCGCCCCGGGCCTTGGTCTCGGCGGCTTTGGGGAGTCCGCACCTTCCTTGCGCGGTTCCGCCGCGCCGGACCGAGCCGGCCTGCGGTGGAACCGGGGTGATGGGAACGGGGAATGCTCGGGGCACGTTTGAGTTTTGGGACCACCCCCGCCCGGCGCGCCTGCTCGCCCCCTTTCCCGCCTTCTCTGTAGCCCTCGGGCTTGGCAAGGGCCTGGGCTACTCCTGGTACCTGGCGCGGGAGAGACGGGGGGAGGCGCGCCTGGCACAGCGGGGTCCGAGGCGCCCCCCGGAGAGCTGGGGTGCGCGGGTCGCGAAGTTGCCGAGAGAACTTAAGCCGGGGGCATCGTATTGCCATAGTCTGGGCCGAAAATCTATTGCTTTGCTTCCAAGAACACTGCGATTAGCATATCCACACTCCTTTACGGGGCGTAGGGGTGAGTTAGGATTAGACTTTGGGGATTTTTCTTTACGGGTGGGACGCTGAGAAAAGCAGTAATTGTCAAGATTGTGAGCCCCCTTGTTCTTGGATGCAGAGCAGTCCTTTTGGGAGGACGATATCAGGGCACTGGCTTCCTGAAGGACTTTGGGGTGCGGGCGCGCAGCGCTGTGGGTGTGCGGGGCTCCCGGCTTTGGCGCGGCGGCTTTCCGGAACGCCTGGCTGGGAAGGAAGCCCTAGACATTGGGTGGTGTGTTTGCAGACAGAAAGGTCTCTAGACCGCTGTTCTCAAAACTTACTGGACTTACTGTGCTCCGGGAGGAAATGTGGCGTTGGCCAGGTAGAAACGCGACGCTGCGGCCAAGGGGCGGAGGACGCCAGGCTCGGCGACGGCCTTCTCCCAGCCCCCTCCTGCCAGCTCCTGGCAGATCCAGATCCCTGTGCCTCCAATGTTGGGACCGTTCGCAGTGGCGTTGTTCCCAGCTGGAGTTAACTTGGGAGATGAGGGAACCTTCATCTTGAACTTGACCCCAGAAGCAGCGTCGTCTGTACAGGTTACAAGGTAAATGGAAGCTGAGCCTTAACGTGGGTTGGATCGCAAACTGACTGGCGCGGAAAGGAAGTTCCTGGTTCAGAATCTGAGGAAAGGGCTCAGAATTGCTGAGATCGCTCGCCCTGGAAATGCCAGACACACCAGACTGCAGAAGTTAATGCGTGTTtggaagggtgggggtgggagaggaaaggagaaaccTGGTTAGTTGGCACAGAGGGCTAGTATTTCTCTGTAGTGGAAATGAAGGGAGTCTGCGTCTCTGCTTTCACCAGATCCGctaccttcttttttccttccttggtcATCTTTATTCTGCCAGGCTGGCACTCctgaggcaggggagggaaaggagaggaaagcagTTGTGAAGCTTCCTGGGTCAGCCTGGAGGTATTTCAGATCTGCTGCTAGGAAGATTCCAGGATTTTAACAGCTGCTTCTTGATTGCTGGGAATGAAAGAATTTATGAGCGGCTGAGAGGTGTTCATTATGGAAGTAGTCTGAATGTTTTACTCATCTAAGCTACTTAAAGACCTCACAAGGGACCTTCCCTAGAGTATGCCAGTTTCTGCAGTTTGTGTCAGTCAGAATGCTTGGTTTAAGTGTTAGTCAAAAAGCATCACAAATATATCCTGGTGGTTCTGAAATGAAAAGTATGTGGCAGTAAAGGAACTATGGTATCTGATATCCTTCAGGACTTCCTCCTAGGGTTGTTCCTGTTACCTGCCAAGTGAACTTGGTCCAGGCTTCCGGACTGTTGTGATTTGACAATAACGGATGGGAAATAGTGTCATTGATTTTAGTGGAAGCAGGAAAAGTCCACAAATAAATTTAAGGTGAGTTTTTATGACCCTATCTTGCACTTGTGGTGCCCCAAACTTAACTTTTTGGCACCAAGCCTGTTGGTTCGAAGTGTTGCTGGAACTTGGAAGCAATGGTTTTCCTGCTTTCTTGGTTTAACCACCAGAATGcccaaattattataatttatattcatcCTTGATCTAAGACATAACTGATTCATAGTCAGCCTTTTTCTGCTTCCCATAACAGCctgtagaaaaaaagaacattttgtcTCTTTAACCACACACAATTTATTTGGTGCCATAGTAGGTTTTTGACACTGGATGATTGAGGGCATAATTTTAGAGACAATGGAGTTGTCTGGATTAAATCGTCCATTTTTAGGCGACATCCTCTTCTGAGTTGCTGATTAATTCTTTATCTCTCTGGGAACACTAAAACCAGCATATCTGGGCCAGTGGAACTATAATCCATATTATAATGACTCCTGCCAGCATAGCTGGAGGTTAACTTTATGTCGATGTTTCCATTAGACATTTCTAACCTAATTGTAAAGATTTTGTCTCAGTTGGGTTGAGAGtctcatagaaaaagaaatagctttatttttatctttatgataAATAGTTTAACTGGTGTTACAGGAATACATTTacagaagcaaaataaagcagagtgtttatatatttgtggggGGATTTGTTTTAGTGTTTAAAATAGTTTGGTTTTTAACTctcttttaaatgcatatttcagTGGTGGAAAAACCAGAACCTCTCCCTTCCCCGTTTCTCCCCAGGTTACAAAAGTTTTTGCTGTACAGAGAGCTCTTAAGCCTTTCTAGgttttggttttctcatttttatcatcCCTAAAATGGGATTACCTTGCATCCCTAAAGTTCTGTGACTCTccaaaagtttgagaaatatGGGAATTCTGGAGCCAGTGCTGTAATATTAGAGCCGTGCTATGGGGTTTATAAGGGtttgatttacatattttattcctAATCCTTTATTTGAGTAAACCAAGGCCTAGGAAGTTAAATTAGACCCATATTATCTATAAATAGTGGAGCTGAACTTGAACCAAAGTCTTCTGATTCTCCCTAGtctcttttctgtttattcaaaCCTGCCAAAAAGGCTAATGTTAATATGTGGCAATTTCTCACAATACATTTTTAGGGTTATATATGAGTTATTTTGATTTCAGAACCCCAGGGTTAACATCCATGCTTTGATGTCAGGGATTAAAAACAGTTCACTAATAATGGTAATAAAACTTTCTCCTCAAGAGAGTTTCAGAAAGTCACATGCTTCAAActaatcatttgtttattttcaacttcttttttattaagtAGGCTTCAGGGTGTAATGTGATTTATAATCCGGACTAGTAACTCAGACAGCATTCTTAAGGAAATCACTTTTCAAATCtgtacctctttttaaaaataaaaaatgaacatatcATTTGCCTTTGATCTTGGTATCTCTCAGCCTGATTGCAAAGCCTGGAtgaatattcctttttttggTGTCATCATTCTTGAGCTGTTTCTACTGATGGCTGGATAAGTCTGATTTTGCAGCACTTTCCATGCTAAATAAATCCTTCCCTTATGCTGTTGGGTTGATGGTAAAGAGGTAGTAGGTTGCAGGTGACCCATTTTTGCTGTGTCTCTAAATGTTTGTGCTCTGTCCTGCTTGCCTAGTTAGCGGCACTCACTGCAGCTTGACACTCATCTGGAGACTGGTATGGATTTTCTTTAACAGGttctaaaatgaaattatgtgTTAAGCTGTAGGCTCTTTTATGTGTGAGCGGCTTGTGCATCTTCAGCTTTTTAAACTTATTCTCAGAGGaatgtcttttcaaaatattaagcaATGGGGTTTAAACCTCAAGAAGAAGATGTATCAGTGCTCATTGGCTGGGAAGGAGGTGTAGTACATCTGAAATTGCCACCATTTCCATGAGTGAGAGGAGAAGAGAACATTATGAAGCATTATTTGCTAGAGAAGTTGGGAGACTTTGTACCAGGAAGGGACAAAAGCAGCAAAGGAGAAGAATGACTCTTGGTTTTTAATACTGTTATCGGGAGCATGGATTTGGAATGATAGAGGACTTTGATGAAGAAGGCTTTCAGAGGACATTATCTTGTGGAGAGTGAAAGGGGTTGTCCTGGTTTGGTTTAGCTGCGTTGCTGATGGAACTTGCCCTTCTAGGGTCGGTGTTGTCTTTAGGGTCCCCTGCAGGTGGGTGTGACCAAGGAGAATGTTCTAGAAAGAAGAGTTCCACAGACAGGAATGTCAAGGACAAAAGTGTTGCAGAGGGATGACTTGGTTCCTGGATTTTAGCACAGATTTTGCCGCTAACATGAGGCAATTTATTAGTGAAAACCTTCCAGTTGTGGAGGTAGACAGATGTGAACCCAGTATGTTCAGTCCACATAGCCCAGAGCCACAGTGACTCAACCTCTTCCCTGCCCTACCTCAGCACACCTAGGGTTACCTGCCAGTCATGAACAGTGGCTTATTACCTCTTTGGGTGGGCGATGGGGGTGGAGAGTGGGGAAGTCTCTAAGAAGTACTCGGCTGTGACCTTTTCATGCATGTATACTCATGCAAAAATGGGATCCTCTGTTGCATGAGCTtttgaagaaatatgaaaaagatcATACGTGTATGGCTGCTGGTATTATAGCTCTCAAGCCTCACATCCAGAATTGGCCTTTTTGATGTTAGTTCCAATTTGGGAAAGCCCTGGAGGGAACCTGAGTTGGCTTGATGCCAGCCAAAGGAGAGTTACGGTTAGACCCATAAAATGGGGCTTTGGGGAGACAGAGTATCCCACAAAGAAGAGGGTTATTGTTAATGGAAGAGGGAGGGAGCTGGATCAACAAAAGAGCTAGCCAGGGCAGTATACATTTCCACAAGTGGTATTGCTGATCATAACAACAtaccaaaggatatgaacattcTTAATGTTGTTGTGATGTACACCCCTGTAGTCTTGAGGGCAGTGGACTTGTCCACATTCTGTGGGACTCTGAATTGCTATGTACACAGGCATAAGGGGGTATTGAATTACTGCTAAAAACATAAGAGTTGGTCATTACTCCCGTGTAACCCATTACACTCCCCTCTCTCTGCCATGCTTTGTTCTAAATTACTTGGGATAAGTAACATTAAttattaatgtttattgagtgccagcTGACTCTGAACTACATGTTTGAATTTAAAAAGTCTGTGGATGAAACAGTTTGCTTCTTTCTTCCTGTGTTGTCCTACATATGTATAATACTATGGCAGGGATGGTCACCATGCAACAGCATTCTGTGTTCTGGTCCTCCTTGCTTCTTGTGGCTTAACAACTGTTTATTTGCTTGGAATTCAGAAATGGGGGCTGGGTTCCCTGTGTCTAGGCTCACTGGTGCCGTGGTGGTTACATGATTCATTGAGGGCCATTGCTGCAATAGTTTACAACATTATAACCATTCTTGGTGTCTATGgaagattggttccaggattcccatggataccaaaatccttaAATGCTTAAGTCCCTTATTAAAAATCATgtattactttgggaggccgagacgggcagatcatgaggtcaggagatcgagaccatcctggctaacacggtgaaactccatctctactaaaaaatacaaaaaactagctgggcaaggtggtgggcggctatagtcccagctactcgggaggctgaggcaggagaatggcgtaaacccaggaggcggagcttgcagtgagctgagatccagccactgcactctagcctgggcgacagagggagactccgtctcaaaaaaaaaaaaaaattcgtgtATTATTTGTATATAGCTTATGCATaccctcatatatatatatatatatatatttttttttttgtaattttattattattagttttgagacagagtctcactctgtcacctaggctggagcacagtggtacaatctcggctactgaaaactctgcctcccaggttcaagtgattctcctgcctcagcctcccgagtagctgggattacaggtatgtgccaccacgcctggctaatttttgcatttttagtaaagatggggtttcaccatgttggccgggctggtcttgaactcttgacctcaggtgatctacccgcctcggcctcccaaagtgctgggattacaggcttcagccaccttgcccggcctccttttattttattttattttattttattttgagatagggtttccaTTTGTCATCAAGGCTGCACTGCactggtgctatcatggctcactgcagcctcaacctcctgggctcaagtagtccttccacctcagcctccagagtagctgggactacaggcgcgcaccaacacacccagctaatttttgtatatttttttttttgtagagacagggtctcactatgagaccagcccaggctgatctcaaactcttggttcaagtgatcctcctgccttgtcctctcaaagtgctgggattacaggcatgaaccaaccCCCCAGTCCTCTttcatactttaaatcatctctagattacttacaatacctaatacaatgtaaatgctagtAGTTGTTAttctatattgttttaaaatttatattactttttgttgtatttattgtaTTGTTATCTTTTTTTCCAGTGGTCAGTTACtagaatattttttgaatattttctaacctaggttggttgaatctgtggccATGGGACCTGAGGATATGGAAGGTTGGGTGTGGAGCGGGTGACTGTGCTTACTAGTATAATCCTGCTTTTGATTAGTTTTCCACTTGCCACGTACTTAAGGGTAAGGTGGATGTGTCCCCTGCCCCAGGGAGTGAATTTTGATTAAGCCAAGTCAATTTTAGTAATGCGATACCTTTTGCCAGTGACTTGTTAATGAATGTGTATATGACACCTGTTAGGTCCTGGCATATTTGAAGCATAAGGTTGTGAGCACAAGAGAACAAGTAGCACCAAGTGTAGAGTAAAGGTGCCTAAGaccacaattactttttttttttttgtcagtgttTGGAGTGTAGGAGGTGGgcaggtagagacagggtctcaccatgttgcccaggctcgtctcaaattcctggcctcaagcaatccttctacctcagtttcccaaagtgctgggttacaacatgaaccaccatccccagcccacAGTGACTTATTTTAGCTGCTGAATTAGCCAGCCCTAGAACCACTGTGACTCAGAACTTCTGtgagaaaaaacattttcattatgtttctttctttttttttttatttttaagctagggtctcactctgtcacccaggctggactgcagtggcatgatcatggctcactgtagcctctgcctcctgggctcaagtgatcctcccacctcagccttccgaatagctgggactacaggtgtacaccaccacacctggctaatttttgtattttttgtagagatggggtttccccatgttgcccaggctggtctcaaactcctgggctcaagcgatcctcccaccttggcctcccaaagtgctgggattacaggtgtgagagccactgtgcccaacctcatTATTGTTTAAGATCAGTAGTCCCTAAAGTGGGGTGTGCTAGATCATCCAATATGGgagggaagaaaatattcaagaatattagaaaaaattaagctgttaaaatatttaatgtatgaGTTGACACTGGTTGGTATATCTGATAGTCTCTTGTCAACTTACTTTATATGAGGTTGCCTGAGGGAAGACTGGGCCTTTTACAACCTGGTGGAATTGACAGTGGTACTCTCATTCTTATTCTTGCCTTTGGTGAACTCTAGCCATCTAAATACATTTATGGCTAGATTATCTAGTTTTAACTAAACTGACTCCCACAAAATGGGCGCGTGGTTTAAAAAGATTCTTGCAAAGAAAGTATAATGATAATGATATACGTATAAAGGAACAAGAAAATGTTCTTATGAGTTTAGAACatgacttttaaaacaaatttgacaagaagGTGGCTCAAAAATTATGTATAGGCtgagcgctgtggctcacgcctgtaataccagcactttgggaggccaaagtgggcagatcacctgaggtcaggagtttaagactagcctggccaacatggtaaaacaccgtctctactaaaaatacaaaaattagccagatgtggtggtgtacgcctgtaatcccagctcctcggaaggctgaggcaggagaatcactgga containing:
- the LOC110740878 gene encoding uncharacterized protein LOC110740878; protein product: MAGCRSRALPCREVAEALREFECGRSGPAVLGDPAHPLQLLAQVLGPSLSGAGSTEGARAHLELVLAGEHHMQPQFPPAPLLPHLPVVFSKALKTLKKARRCPSVKVAQTARVSPERSQEVQTRGPTDAREITGPRISPSRFWERKRRSLRDAFLDLPVHLAHSGPRKLWPISFWFRGGPRRTPGDPVSQGTVGCLWPGPGAERRDKATPRPNPTESSRSALQPVPGSAAARGGEGRGRRGPGGRARGRCLREHAQGRGFALPMRPRCGPNKAGDGPERTLSCGSCWSGGRLGSWRRGSSGAPSWPRPEARPWVWGTAPRSWKLSRQELTTGQERLSGERVEEKIVN